A stretch of Malus sylvestris chromosome 11, drMalSylv7.2, whole genome shotgun sequence DNA encodes these proteins:
- the LOC126589383 gene encoding NAC domain-containing protein 35-like: protein MENFYGNTLMGSYGDVPPGFRFLPTDQELVGFYLSNRVVAGKKFMAYCRRFMHEFDPFGEMEPWVIWENFGGRSLVDQDLYLFYELHYLPSNYIKRTIDAGGTWSQSSYKMVKDFERKPIGDKRFFKYKNEGCDQDGGWLLEEYSLRQTQEIVDGNGSDHKARKFVLCRLKKNPRCANMRDHPTRELKEKPENERARKSSSLVHFVESNKKISGTNQDQGCKSGIDLNAMPPDFSDHDCLTTTSGVCSCPTCLDGGGGESLLEDEDFLLDDEDLLKGVDLSLGPPVLPQFDETQVVPRPASTGSEDGLFADESCFVNDR, encoded by the coding sequence ATGGAGAATTTCTACGGTAATACGCTGATGGGTTCTTACGGTGACGTGCCGCCGGGTTTTCGATTCCTTCCAACCGATCAAGAACTGGTCGGTTTCTATCTTTCCAACAGAGTCGTCGCCGGAAAGAAGTTTATGGCGTACTGCCGGCGCTTCATGCACGAGTTCGACCCCTTCGGGGAGATGGAACCGTGGGTTATCTGGGAGAATTTCGGCGGACGTTCCCTTGTGGATCAAGACTTGTATTTGTTCTACGAACTGCATTATCTGCCGTCGAACTACATCAAACGCACCATTGACGCCGGAGGCACCTGGAGCCAGAGCTCATATAAGATGGTTAAGGATTTTGAACGAAAACCAATTGGAGATAAGAGGTTTTTCAAGTATAAGAACGAGGGGTGTGACCAGGACGGTGGCTGGCTCCTAGAAGAATACAGTCTTCGTCAAACCCAAGAAATCGTTGATGGCAATGGCTCCGATCATAAAGCACGAAAGTTTGTTCTTTGCCGGCTTAAAAAGAATCCGAGGTGCGCGAACATGAGAGATCATCCAACCCGAGAATTGAAGGAGAAACCGGAGAACGAGAGAGCAAGGAAAAGTAGTTCTCTTGTGCACTTTGTTGAAAGCAATAAGAAGATCAGTGGAACTAATCAAGATCAGGGTTGCAAGAGCGGCATTGACCTGAATGCAATGCCGCCAGATTTTTCCGATCATGATTGTCTCACGACGACCAGTGGCGTTTGTTCTTGTCCGACATGCTTGGATGGCGGAGGTGGTGAATCGCTTTTAGAGGATGAAGACTTTCTTTTAGACGATGAAGATTTGCTTAAAGGCGTCGACTTATCGTTAGGACCACCGGTGCTGCCTCAGTTTGACGAAACTCAAGTTGTGCCTCGGCCAGCTTCAACCGGCTCTGAGGACGGACTGTTTGCAGATGAAAGCTGTTTTGTCAATGACCGGTAG
- the LOC126589384 gene encoding NAC domain-containing protein 83-like — protein sequence MEAEGYGGIVPLGFYENPLLGSNGMPLGFRFHPTDQELISFFLYNRVLHREPLMADCNNFNLIYEFDLFGKTPPWVVWENFGGPGLEDQDLYFFCQLKTRSQARIKREIDSGGTWSESNSKLVKDLQNEKAMGKKRNLRYEKEGCEHDGDWLLEEYSILPSVVAGADDSDHEIGKVVLCRLKKNSRSGNKKNYSNSTQQVNEQPAKKRARKEVKEKPAKKKARKEVKQKPAKKKARNEVGSQNTTSVITHTVEELQNCPSTSCAPVVPFDESNYKMISDAINHDQQCISNIDGSTMPASFSDHDYVPVSFAREGGESLLKDEDLLFENGEDMFFDLDDLLPPLDSGSVWSLEKLPQIDGTQVPLPLDGMSFWNDCLWMGNCVQ from the coding sequence ATGGAGGCGGAGGGTTATGGTGGTATTGTGCCGCTGGGTTTTTATGAAAATCCGCTGCTGGGTTCTAATGGTATGCCGCTGGGTTTTCGGTTTCATCCGACCGATCAGGAATTGATCAGTTTCTTCCTCTACAACAGAGTCCTTCACAGAGAGCCCTTAATGGCGGACTGCAACAATTTTAATCTTATCTACGAGTTCGACCTCTTCGGCAAGACTCCACCGTGGGTGGTTTGGGAGAATTTCGGCGGACCGGGACTTGAAGATCAAGATTTGTACTTCTTCTGCCAACTCAAGACTAGAAGCCAGGCGCGCATCAAACGTGAAATTGATTCCGGTGGTACGTGGAGCGAATCCAATTCAAAGCTGGTTAAGGATTTGCAGAATGAAAAAGCTATGGGGAAAAAGAGGAATTTGCGGTATGAGAAGGAAGGGTGTGAGCATGACGGTGACTGGCTCTTGGAAGAGTACAGCATTCTTCCTAGTGTAGTTGCTGGTGCTGATGACTCCGATCACGAAATTGGGAAGGTGGTTCTCTGCCGACTTAAAAAGAATTCTAGGAGCGGAAACAAGAAGAATTATTCGAACTCAACCCAACAAGTGAACGAGCAGCCGGCAAAAAAGAGAGCAAGAAAAGAAGTCAAGGAGAAGCCGGCAAAAAAGAAGGCAAGAAAAGAAGTCAAGCAGAAACCGGCGAAAAAGAAGGCAAGAAACGAAGTGGGATCACAAAATACTACTAGTGTGATCACCCATACCGTTGAGGAACTACAAAACTGCCCTAGTACTAGCTGTGCTCCTGTCGTGCCCTTCGATGAAAGCAATTACAAGATGATTAGTGACGCTATTAATCATGACCAGCAGTGCATAAGCAACATTGACGGTAGTACGATGCCTGCAAGTTTTTCTGATCATGATTATGTGCCGGTAAGCTTTGCCAGGGAAGGTGGTGAGTCGCTTTTGAAGGATGAAGACCTTCTTTTTGAGAACGGTGAAGATATGTTTTTTGACCTCGACGATTTGTTGCCACCATTAGACTCTGGATCTGTATGGTCACTAGAGAAGCTTCCTCAAATTGACGGAACTCAAGTGCCTTTGCCGTTGGATGGGATGAGTTTTTGGAACGACTGTTTGTGGATGGGCAATTGTGTTCAATGA